CCGGACCTCGGGCGGCAGCACCGCGTCCGGGTCCATGACCGCGATCTCCTCGGCGATGTCCTTGTAGACCGCCCGCTGCACCGCCCCGTCCTTCAGGACCAGAATGGTGTTCTCGCCGTGCGGCATGAACACCAGGTCGTACGCGTAGAAGCTGTGCAGGAGCGGGGTGTAGTACGCCTGGAGGTAGCCGCGCAGCCACTGGACAGGCGTCAGGCCCGACCGCTCGATCAGCGCCCCGGCCACCGACCTGCCCTCGTGGTCCACATGGACCAGCGAGGCCATCGTGGCGAGCGTCTCGCCGTCCCCGAGCGTCGGCAGGGGGCTCTCCCGCCACAGCGCGGCCAGCATCTTGCGGTACGGCGAGTAGCGGTCCGTGGCCGCCTCGTACTCCAGGTGCCGGTAGCCGACGGCCGCCCGCTCCCGGATGATCGACAGGCCCGTGGCCCTCAGTACCGGGTCGTTGTCGATGAGCTGGGCCAGCCAGTCGTTGATGGCCGGGGTCGCCTCCATGTAGGCGGCCGAGAGTCCGCGCATGAAGCCCATGTTGAGGACGGACAGGGCCGTCTTCACGTAGTGCTTCTCCGGGTGCGAGGAGTTGAAGAACGTCCGGATGGATTGCTGCGCCAGGTACTCGTCGTCGCCCTCGCCCAGGCAGACCAGGTTCCCGCGGGCGATCTCGGCGGCGAAGGTGACGGTGAGCTTGTTCCACCACTGCCAGGGGTGGACGGGGATGAGGAGGTACTCCTGCGGGTCGTGGCCCCGCTCGCGCAGGATGCCGTCGAAGCGCTCGACGGTCTTCTCGCCCAGCTCGTCCCGCACGAAGGACGCGTAGTCGATGCCGACGCCCGCCGTGAACGCGGCCCGCGAGCGGTGGGCGGCCAGCCACACCAGCCGGACGGGGCTCGCCGTCTCCGGCGCGTACGACAGGTAATCGTCGATGCCGAAGCCGAGCCGCCCGTTGTTGGCGACGAAGCAGGGGTGGCCCTCGGTCATCCCGGTCTCGATGGCCTGGAACCCGCTGCCGGCCAGCTCCGCCGACGTGATCCGCGGTTTGGTCAGCTTGTAGCAGGTGCCGGAGAGGGTGGAGGAGATCTCCTCCAGGTAGACCGGCAGGATCTCGTCGCTCAGACCCAGCGTCTTCCTCAGTTCGACGAAGAAATCCAGCGCGGCGAGCGGCAGTCCGGCGCCGTCGCGGATGCGGGTGATCGAGCCGGCGTCCACCTGCCAGTGGTCCAGGGCGTGGCGGACGGCGGTGAAGCGGTAGGCGGTGAGCCCGTCGTCACTGCGGACGACGTAGTGGCCGTCCTGCTCCTCGGGGGTGATCAGGCGCTCGTGCGCGAACTCCGCGAGGGCCTTGCGCACGAGCAGGCGGTTGGCCTGCTCCCAGCGCTCGGGGGAGAGATGGGAGACGGCGTCGGCGAGGCTCATGCCGGCACCCCCGTCGCCGTGACGAACTGCTCGCGTGTGCAGAAGCTCAGCAGCGCCCGCTTCTCCGGCTTCTCGATCTCCCGCTCCGGAACGAACCCGACGGCCTCGTTGAGGGCGTGGACCGCCTTGTTGGAGACGTCCGGCTCGACGACGACGCGCCGCACCTGCGGGTCCTCGAAGAGGCGCGCCATCACCGCCGTGATGACGGCCCGCGTGAACCCGTGCACGGGCCGGTCGGTGGGGGCGACGAGGAAGTGCATGCCGACGTCGCCGGGCCGCGGCTCGTACAGGCCGACCAGCTCGCGGTGGGCCGGGTCGTAGTACTCCATCAGGAAGGCGGGCTCGCCGTCGTGCAGGCCGAGGAGGGCATGGCTGTGTTCGTCGGCCGCGATGTCCATGTAGGCGCGCTCGACGTCGACGAGTTTCGCGTGCTGCATCATCCAGAACGCGGCCTTGGGATGCGTGACCCAGCCGTGCAGCAGCTCGGCGTCCTCGACGGGGTCGAGGGGCCGCAGGGTGAGACGGCCGACGGTGGCCGTGGTCGTGCTCATACGGCGAACTCCTGGAACGCGATGGTCTTCTCGACCGGGTAGTACTCGCTGCCGAGCAGCTCACGGATGATGGAGCTGTTGCGGTAGGCGCCCATGCCGAGGTCGGGGGACGTGATGCTGTGGGTGTGCGCGCCGGCGTTCTGGAGGAACACTCCCCGGCCCGTGGTGTCGATGGAGTAGTTGCGGGCGACGTCGAAGTTGCCGTGGGAGTCGTAGCGCAGTCTGTCCCGGACGGGCGCGAGGAACTCAGGCTCGACGTACTTGTAGCCGGTCGCCAGGACCAGGCCGTCGGAGCTCAGCTCGAAGTCCTTCTCCTGCTCCTCCTGGCGGAAGGAGAGGGTGTAGGTGCCGTCGGCGTAAGAGGCCTCGCGCAACGCGGAGTTGGTCAGGAGCCGGGTGGGCACGGGGCCGCCGAGGCTTTTCTGGTAGAGCAGGTCGAAGATCTCGTTGATGAGATCGCCGTCGATGCCCTTGAAGAGGTTCTTCTGCTCGGCCGTGAGGCGGTAGCGGGTGGGCTCGGGGAGCTCGCGGAAGTAGTCGATGTACTCCGGGGACGTCATCTCCAGCGTGAGCTTCGTGTACTCGAGCGGGAAGAAGCGCGGGGAGCGGGTGACCCAGTTCAGCCGGTAGCCGTGCACGTCGATCTCGCCGAGCAGGTCGTGGTAGATCTCGGCGGCCGACTGCCCGGAGCCCACCAGCGTGATCGACTCCTTCTTCTGGAGCTCCGCCTTGTGCCGCAGGTAACCGGAGTTGTGCAGGAAGTCGCCGCCCAGGCCGGCGCAGGCCTGCGGGACGTACGGGGGCGTGCCGGTGCCGAGGACCAGGTGACGGGCGCGGAACCGCTCGCCGGCGGCCGTCCGGACGACGTACACGTCGTCCTCGTACGTCACCTCCGTGACCGTCGTGGAGAAGCGCACACTGCTCAGTCTGTTCGCGGCCCAGCGGCAGTAGTCGTCGTACTCGACCCGCAGCGGGTAGAAGTTCTCGCGGATGTAGAAGGAGTACAGCCGGCCCTTCTCCTTCAGGTAGTTGAGGAAGGAGTACGGCGAGGTCGGGTCGGCCAGGGTGACCAGGTCCGACATGAACGGCGTCTGGAGGTGGGCGCCGTCGAGGAACATGCCGGAGTGCCACTCGAAGTCCGGCTTGGACTCGAGGAAGACGCCGTCGAGTGTGTCGATCGGCTCGGTGAGGCAGGCGAGGCCGAGGTTGAAGGGGCCGAGCCCGATCCCCACGAAGTCGTAGGTGCGGCTGGCTTCAGCAAGCGCGGTCAAGGGACTCTCCCAGGTACTGCTCGGCGTGGCCGGCGATCAGGTCGAGGACGGCGGCGATGTCGTCGGTCGTCGTCTCGGGGTTGAGCAGGGTGAACTTCAGGTAATGGCGGGCGCCGACCTTGGTGCCCGCGACCACCGCGTCACCGGAGGCGAACAGGGCCTTGCGGGCGTGGAGGTTGGCGCGGTCGATCTCGGCCGGGTCGGTGACCGCGGCGGGGATGTAGCGGAAGACGAGGGTGGAGAGCGACGGCTGGACGACCACGTCGAAGCGCGGGTCGGCGGCCAGCAGGCGCCAGCCCTCGGCGGTCAGGTCGCAGACCTCGTCGAAAAGCTGCCCGATACCGTCGGCGCCCATGGTCCGCAGGGTCATCCACAGTTTCAGCGCGTCGAAGCGGCGGGTGGTCTGGAGGGACTTGTCCACCTGGTTGGGGATGCGCTCCTGCACCGTGCGCCGCGGGTTGAGGTACTCGGCGTGGTAGGTGGCGTGGCGCAGGGTGGCCGCGTCACGGACCAGTACGGCCGACGAACTCACCGGCTGGAAGAAGGACTTGTGGTAGTCGACGGTGACGGAGTCGGCGCGCTCGATGCCGTCGATCCGGTCCCGGTACTTCACGGAGGCGAGCAGTCCGCAGCCGTAGGCCGCGTCGACGTGCATCCAGGCGCCGTAGCGGTCGCACAGTCCGGCGATCTCGGGCAGCGGGTCGATGGAGCCGAAGTCGGTGGTCCCGGCGGTGGCGACGACGGCCATGGGGACCAGGCCGGCCTGTTCGCAGCGCTCCAGCTCGCGGGCGAGCGCGAGGGTCTGCATGCGCTTGTCGGCGTCGACGGGAACGGACACCACCGCGTCCTCGCCGAGGCCCAGCAGTTTCGCGGACTTCTTCACGCTGAAGTGGCTGGCCTCGGAGGCGAAGATGCGCAGTCGTGCGAGGGAGGCCGGTCCTTCCCGCCCGTCCCGTCCCGGCTTGGCCTCCTCCCGGGCGAGCAGCAGCGCCTGGAGGTTGGACTGCGTGCCGCCGGAGGTGAACACCCCGTCGGCGGCCGGGCCGAGGCCGATGCGGGCCGTTGTCCAGTCGATCAGTTTGCGCTCGATGAGGGTGCCGCCGGCCGACTGGTCCCAGGTGTCCAGGGAGGAGTTGACGGCGGACAGGACCGCCTCGCCCAGCACGGCGGGGATGACGACCGGGCAGTTGAGGTGGGCGAGGTAGCGGGGGTGATGGAAGTAGATCGCGTCGCGGAGGTAGACCTCCTCCAGCTCGTCCAGGACGGCCGCGGTGTCGTGCAGCGGCCTGTCCAGGTCGATCCCGTCGATGAGGGGAGCGAGGGCGTCGACCGTGACGCCGGTGAACGGACGGTCGGTGGCGGCGATTTTTGCGGCCACCCGCTCTACTCCTTCGGTCACGGAGCGGCGGTACTGCTCCGCGGTCGTGTCATTGAGCAGGTGCGAGCGCATGGTGGGGGTCCTCCGGGGTGGGGACGGGGTCCGCGGGGGGACGGACTCGGGGCGGCGCCTCGGGTTCAACTTAGGTTAGCCTAACCTGAGTTGGCGTGGGAAGTCGTGGGGTCGCCGTGACCGCGATCACGTCGGGTCCCCACCGGCTGCCCGCAGGGACACCTGGTCGATGCTCCGCTGCTCCAGCACTTCGCTACTCCGGCACTTCGCTACTCCGCCAGTTCGCTACTCCGCCAGTTCGCTACTCCGCCTCGCGGAGCTGCTCCTCGCTCATGCCCCGGCGCCAATACCCCACGAAGGTGATCCGGCGCCGGTCGATCCCGCGTTCCCCGACGAAGTGCCGGCGCAGCGCCTTCACGCACCCCGACTCGCCCGCGATCCAGACGTACGGGTGCTCGGCGGCCGGGAGCCGGGCCTCTCGGAGCACGTCCACCGAGCTCTCCCCGACCACCCAGGTGACCTCGGCGTCCGCCGCGGTCACCAACTCCCTCACGGTGCCGACCTCATGGGTCTCCAGCCAGACCCGGACGCGCTGTCCGGCCGGCAGGGACTCCAGGATCGACGCGATGGCCGGAAGGGCGCTCTCGTCGCCCCACAGCACGACCAGATCGGTGCCGGCCGGGGGCCGGAACCGGATCGCCCGGTTGTCGGCCACGGCAGGCCCGAGCAGCACCACCCGGTCCCCGGCGGCGGCGCCCGCCGCCCACGCGGAGGCGGGACCGGCGGGGGTGTGCAGCACGAAGTCGATGTCGATCTCGTCGGGATCGCGGCGCAGGGTGCGCAGCGTGTACGACCGCATCACCGCCCGCACCCCGTCCGGCAGTTCACGCCATCCCTGCCACCAGCTTCCCCCGCTCTCGGCTTCGCTCGAGCGGGGGGACCCCCATCCGAGCTCGAAGGGCACGGCGGGCGCGTCCTGCCCCGGATGCGGCAGGAAGAGGGACAGCGACTGGTCATGTCCGTCGGAGAAGAAGTACCGCAGGTCCTGCCCGGCGAAGGTGACCCGGACGAGCGAAGGCCCGATCCGCAGGGTCCGCACGACCTGGAGAGAGAAGAACCGGAAGGGCGCGGCAACGGCGGTGGTCACGGAGGGTGCTCCTCTGGGTGGCGGAGGGGTGGCTCACCTGCGTGTCAGCTGACCTTCTTCGCCTTCTCGAGCGCCTCGGCGAGGTTCTCGAGCAGCGGCACGCACTTCGCGTAGGACAGGATCGGCTCCGGCGACCGTGCGATGACCTGACCGGCCTTCACCGCGGGCAGCTTCTTCCAGGTCGCCTCGGTGATGTCGGCGGGCTGGATGGTCGAGGACCGGTCGTCCATCATGATGATGTCGGCCGCGTACTTGTCGACGTTCTCCCAGCTGAGCGACTCGTACCAGCCGCCGCCCTGCGCCTTCGCGCTCTCCGGCGGCTCGACGAAGTTCACGCCGAGGGCCTTGAAGTACTCGAGGTCGATGGAGAGGTTGGTGCCGGAGACGTAGAACAGCTCGGCGCTCGCGGACCCGGCCAGCACCTTGATGCCGGGCTTGGCCTTGGCGGCGGCGCGCAGCCGGGCGGCGGCCTCCTCGAACTTCTTCTTGGCGTCGGTGACCGCGGCGGCCTTCATGTCGGCGCCGAGCGACTCGGCCAGTTCCCACATGCGCTGGAGCGGAGCGGTCAACTGGCGGTCGTAGACGGAGATGCCGACGCTCGGGGCGAGCCCCGCGATCTTGTCCTTGGACGCCTCGGGGACGTACCAGAGGGTGCCGGCGTTGTCGAACATGGTGGAGATCAGGACGTCGGGCGCGAGGGCCGCGTACTTCTCGACGTTGAACTCGTCCCAGACGTTGCCGAGGACCGTCACCTTGGTGACGTCCATGTCCCCCGCCTGGACGTCGGCCTTGCCCGCGGCGGTCTTCGTCGGGCCGAAGACGCCCTTGACCTGGACGCCGTAGTCGTAGAGGGCCGCGCCGACGCCGGTGAAGGCGACGATGGCGGTGGGGATCCTGTCGAGCTTCACCGTGGTGCCGCGGTCGTCCTTGAAGGTCCAGGGACCGGACTTGGCCGAGGTGCTCGCCGACGACCCGGAGCTGCCACTGCTCGCGTCGTCGTCGCCGCAGGCGGCGAGCACGGCACCGAGACCGAGGGCGCCACCGGCGGCGAGGATGCCACGGCGGGTGGGACGGGCGGCTCTGGCGTTGGGCATGTCTCTGGCTACTTTCGACGGGGCGGATCACCCGGGGACGGATCGAATGTAGGTTAGCCTAACCTCACCTTGAATCGGGAGGCCCGGCGTGCCCTTGGGCCGCCGGACCCTCGATCCGGGTCGGCTTCCGTCCGTCGTCCGAACGCGCCACCGCGCGCCCCGGGTCCGGCCCTCCGGTCAGCCGGTGAGCCCCAACTCGCGTGCGATCAGCATCCGTTGCACCTCGCTCGTGCCCTCCCCGATCTCCAGGATCTTGGAGTCGCGCCACATCCGGGCCACCGGGTACTCGTTCATGAAGCCGTAGCCGCCGTGCACCTGGGTGGCGTCGCGGGCGTTGTCGACGGCCACCGTCGACGAGTAGAGCTTCGCCAGGGCCGCCTCCTTCTTGAAGGGATCGCCGGCCACCAGCCGCGAGGCCGCGTCCCGCCAGGCGAGGCGGGCCGTGTGGGCCTTCATCTCCATGTCGGCGATCTTGAACTGGATGGCCTGGTTGGCGCCGATCGGACGGCCGAACGCGTGCCGTTCCTTCGCGTACTTCACCGACTCGTCCACACAGCCCTGGGCGAGCCCGGTCGCCAGCGCCGCGATGGCGACGCGCCCCTCGTCCAGGATCCGCAGGAACTGCGCGTATCCGCGGCCCTGTTCGCCGAGCAGGTTCGCCGCCGGGACGCGCACGTCGGAGAACGACAGCTCACGGGTGTCCGAGGCGTTCCAGCCGACCTTCGAGTAGGGGCTCGCGACGGTGAAGCCCGGCGTGCCGGACGGAACGATGATCGCCGAGATCAGCGGCCTGCCGTCGGGCTTACGACCCGTCACCGCCGTGACCGTGACCAACCCCGTGATGTCCGTGCCCGAGTTGGTGATGAAGCACTTGGTGCCGTTGATCACCCACTCGTCCGTCTCCGGGT
This Streptomyces sp. NBC_00377 DNA region includes the following protein-coding sequences:
- a CDS encoding IucA/IucC family protein, giving the protein MSLADAVSHLSPERWEQANRLLVRKALAEFAHERLITPEEQDGHYVVRSDDGLTAYRFTAVRHALDHWQVDAGSITRIRDGAGLPLAALDFFVELRKTLGLSDEILPVYLEEISSTLSGTCYKLTKPRITSAELAGSGFQAIETGMTEGHPCFVANNGRLGFGIDDYLSYAPETASPVRLVWLAAHRSRAAFTAGVGIDYASFVRDELGEKTVERFDGILRERGHDPQEYLLIPVHPWQWWNKLTVTFAAEIARGNLVCLGEGDDEYLAQQSIRTFFNSSHPEKHYVKTALSVLNMGFMRGLSAAYMEATPAINDWLAQLIDNDPVLRATGLSIIRERAAVGYRHLEYEAATDRYSPYRKMLAALWRESPLPTLGDGETLATMASLVHVDHEGRSVAGALIERSGLTPVQWLRGYLQAYYTPLLHSFYAYDLVFMPHGENTILVLKDGAVQRAVYKDIAEEIAVMDPDAVLPPEVRRIRVEVPEDTKLLSIFTDVFDCFFRFLAAGLATEGILEEDDFWRTVAEVTRAYQEANPELADRFRQYDLFAPEFALSCLNRLQLRDNRQMVDLADPSGALQLIGTLKNPVAGF
- a CDS encoding GNAT family N-acetyltransferase; translated protein: MSTTTATVGRLTLRPLDPVEDAELLHGWVTHPKAAFWMMQHAKLVDVERAYMDIAADEHSHALLGLHDGEPAFLMEYYDPAHRELVGLYEPRPGDVGMHFLVAPTDRPVHGFTRAVITAVMARLFEDPQVRRVVVEPDVSNKAVHALNEAVGFVPEREIEKPEKRALLSFCTREQFVTATGVPA
- a CDS encoding lysine N(6)-hydroxylase/L-ornithine N(5)-oxygenase family protein — protein: MTALAEASRTYDFVGIGLGPFNLGLACLTEPIDTLDGVFLESKPDFEWHSGMFLDGAHLQTPFMSDLVTLADPTSPYSFLNYLKEKGRLYSFYIRENFYPLRVEYDDYCRWAANRLSSVRFSTTVTEVTYEDDVYVVRTAAGERFRARHLVLGTGTPPYVPQACAGLGGDFLHNSGYLRHKAELQKKESITLVGSGQSAAEIYHDLLGEIDVHGYRLNWVTRSPRFFPLEYTKLTLEMTSPEYIDYFRELPEPTRYRLTAEQKNLFKGIDGDLINEIFDLLYQKSLGGPVPTRLLTNSALREASYADGTYTLSFRQEEQEKDFELSSDGLVLATGYKYVEPEFLAPVRDRLRYDSHGNFDVARNYSIDTTGRGVFLQNAGAHTHSITSPDLGMGAYRNSSIIRELLGSEYYPVEKTIAFQEFAV
- the desA gene encoding lysine decarboxylase DesA, with protein sequence MRSHLLNDTTAEQYRRSVTEGVERVAAKIAATDRPFTGVTVDALAPLIDGIDLDRPLHDTAAVLDELEEVYLRDAIYFHHPRYLAHLNCPVVIPAVLGEAVLSAVNSSLDTWDQSAGGTLIERKLIDWTTARIGLGPAADGVFTSGGTQSNLQALLLAREEAKPGRDGREGPASLARLRIFASEASHFSVKKSAKLLGLGEDAVVSVPVDADKRMQTLALARELERCEQAGLVPMAVVATAGTTDFGSIDPLPEIAGLCDRYGAWMHVDAAYGCGLLASVKYRDRIDGIERADSVTVDYHKSFFQPVSSSAVLVRDAATLRHATYHAEYLNPRRTVQERIPNQVDKSLQTTRRFDALKLWMTLRTMGADGIGQLFDEVCDLTAEGWRLLAADPRFDVVVQPSLSTLVFRYIPAAVTDPAEIDRANLHARKALFASGDAVVAGTKVGARHYLKFTLLNPETTTDDIAAVLDLIAGHAEQYLGESLDRAC
- a CDS encoding siderophore-interacting protein gives rise to the protein MTTAVAAPFRFFSLQVVRTLRIGPSLVRVTFAGQDLRYFFSDGHDQSLSLFLPHPGQDAPAVPFELGWGSPRSSEAESGGSWWQGWRELPDGVRAVMRSYTLRTLRRDPDEIDIDFVLHTPAGPASAWAAGAAAGDRVVLLGPAVADNRAIRFRPPAGTDLVVLWGDESALPAIASILESLPAGQRVRVWLETHEVGTVRELVTAADAEVTWVVGESSVDVLREARLPAAEHPYVWIAGESGCVKALRRHFVGERGIDRRRITFVGYWRRGMSEEQLREAE
- a CDS encoding ABC transporter substrate-binding protein — translated: MPNARAARPTRRGILAAGGALGLGAVLAACGDDDASSGSSGSSASTSAKSGPWTFKDDRGTTVKLDRIPTAIVAFTGVGAALYDYGVQVKGVFGPTKTAAGKADVQAGDMDVTKVTVLGNVWDEFNVEKYAALAPDVLISTMFDNAGTLWYVPEASKDKIAGLAPSVGISVYDRQLTAPLQRMWELAESLGADMKAAAVTDAKKKFEEAAARLRAAAKAKPGIKVLAGSASAELFYVSGTNLSIDLEYFKALGVNFVEPPESAKAQGGGWYESLSWENVDKYAADIIMMDDRSSTIQPADITEATWKKLPAVKAGQVIARSPEPILSYAKCVPLLENLAEALEKAKKVS
- a CDS encoding acyl-CoA dehydrogenase family protein, whose product is MDHRLSPELEELRRTVEEFAHDVVAPKIGDFYERHEFPYEIVREMGRMGLFGLPFPEEHGGMGGDYLALGIVLEELARVDSSVAITLEAGVSLGAMPIHLFGTPEQKREWLPRLCTGEILGAFGLTEPDGGSDAGATRTTARLDPETDEWVINGTKCFITNSGTDITGLVTVTAVTGRKPDGRPLISAIIVPSGTPGFTVASPYSKVGWNASDTRELSFSDVRVPAANLLGEQGRGYAQFLRILDEGRVAIAALATGLAQGCVDESVKYAKERHAFGRPIGANQAIQFKIADMEMKAHTARLAWRDAASRLVAGDPFKKEAALAKLYSSTVAVDNARDATQVHGGYGFMNEYPVARMWRDSKILEIGEGTSEVQRMLIARELGLTG